In a genomic window of Sutcliffiella sp. FSL R7-0096:
- the ctaD gene encoding cytochrome c oxidase subunit I, with product MSTLAQKKGFGATVWDYLTTVDHKKIAILYLIAGGFFFIVGGLEAMFIRIQLAVPNNDFLAAGLYNEILTMHGTTMIFLAAMPLLFAFMNAAVPLQIGARDVAFPFINALGFWLFFFGGVFLNLSWFLGGAPDAGWTSYASLSLASESHGIDFYALGLQISGIGTLIGGINFLVTIINMRAPGMTYMRMPLFTWSTFVASALILFAFPPLTVGLALLMFDRLFGTAFFDPNLGGNTVIWEHLFWIFGHPEVYILILPAFGIFSDVFSTFSKKRLFGYSSMVFATVLIGFLGFMVWAHHMFTTGLGPIANAIFAVATMAIAVPTGIKIFNWMFTMWGGQLQINTAMLWSIAFIPSFVLGGVTGVMLASAAADYQYHDSYFVVAHFHYVIVGGVVFGLFAGLHYWWPKIFGKILDETLGKITFWLFFIGFHLTFFIQHFLGLMGMPRRVFTFGKDLGWDFANLISSVGAIFMALATIVLFVNIVKTSLSKQTVAGDAWGYGRTLEWSIPSPPPEHNFTQTPLVRGLDPLWVEKMEGKKGMTPAEPIGDIHMPNGSILPFIISFGLFIAAFGVLFKNDYAWGIPVMIIGLLVTFGAMFFRSIIDDHGYHIHKEDLLGEDDDKGAKL from the coding sequence GTGAGTACGTTAGCACAGAAAAAAGGCTTTGGCGCGACGGTTTGGGACTACCTGACAACGGTTGACCATAAGAAAATCGCCATCCTTTACCTTATTGCCGGCGGATTCTTCTTTATCGTTGGCGGCCTGGAAGCGATGTTCATTCGTATCCAGTTGGCTGTACCTAATAACGATTTTTTAGCTGCAGGCCTTTATAATGAAATACTTACTATGCACGGAACAACAATGATTTTCCTGGCAGCGATGCCATTATTGTTTGCGTTCATGAACGCAGCTGTTCCTTTACAAATCGGAGCACGTGACGTTGCATTCCCATTTATCAACGCTTTGGGATTTTGGTTATTCTTCTTTGGAGGAGTTTTCCTTAACCTTAGTTGGTTTCTAGGTGGGGCACCTGATGCTGGTTGGACTTCTTATGCCTCTCTGTCTTTGGCATCTGAAAGTCACGGTATTGATTTTTACGCTTTAGGACTCCAGATTTCGGGTATTGGTACCCTTATCGGGGGAATTAACTTCCTTGTTACAATCATTAATATGCGTGCACCTGGTATGACATATATGCGTATGCCATTGTTCACTTGGTCCACGTTTGTGGCATCTGCACTAATTCTTTTCGCTTTCCCTCCATTAACTGTAGGGTTGGCATTGTTAATGTTCGACCGTTTATTCGGTACAGCATTCTTTGATCCGAATCTGGGTGGTAACACAGTAATTTGGGAACATCTATTCTGGATCTTTGGACATCCTGAGGTATACATATTGATCTTACCTGCATTCGGTATTTTCTCTGATGTATTCTCAACTTTCTCTAAGAAACGCTTATTCGGATACTCTTCCATGGTATTCGCAACAGTATTAATCGGTTTCTTAGGATTCATGGTATGGGCTCACCACATGTTCACAACAGGTCTTGGACCAATTGCGAACGCAATCTTCGCTGTTGCAACAATGGCGATTGCCGTACCAACAGGGATTAAAATTTTCAACTGGATGTTCACAATGTGGGGCGGACAGTTACAAATCAATACTGCGATGCTTTGGTCCATTGCTTTCATTCCAAGTTTCGTACTTGGTGGAGTGACAGGGGTAATGTTAGCATCGGCAGCAGCTGACTATCAGTACCATGACTCTTATTTTGTAGTAGCTCACTTCCATTACGTAATCGTTGGTGGGGTAGTATTCGGTTTATTTGCCGGTCTACATTACTGGTGGCCGAAAATTTTCGGTAAGATTTTAGATGAGACCTTAGGAAAGATTACTTTCTGGCTGTTCTTCATTGGTTTCCATTTAACTTTCTTCATCCAGCATTTCCTTGGCCTAATGGGTATGCCACGTCGTGTATTTACATTTGGTAAGGATTTAGGATGGGATTTTGCCAATCTGATCAGTTCCGTTGGTGCTATTTTCATGGCACTTGCAACAATAGTATTATTCGTTAATATCGTAAAAACTTCTTTAAGCAAGCAGACAGTTGCTGGGGATGCTTGGGGTTATGGCCGTACGTTAGAATGGTCCATTCCTTCACCACCACCAGAGCACAACTTTACACAAACTCCACTCGTTCGTGGACTTGATCCATTATGGGTTGAGAAAATGGAAGGCAAAAAAGGCATGACGCCTGCAGAGCCAATTGGTGATATCCACATGCCAAACGGTTCCATTCTTCCGTTTATCATTTCATTTGGATTGTTCATAGCAGCATTTGGTGTACTATTCAAAAATGATTACGCTTGGGGTATCCCAGTAATGATCATTGGATTATTAGTAACTTTTGGTGCCATGTTCTTCCGTTCTATAATTGACGATCATGGATATCATATTCATAAAGAAGATCTTCTTGGTGAAGATGATGACAAGGGGGCGAAGCTATAA
- a CDS encoding cytochrome (ubi)quinol oxidase subunit III has protein sequence MHTEEKLTAETFPASPEKATLEGKNKFLGFWLFLGGETVLFASLFATYLALSGPDSIVSGPNQKELFDLGLVFAATMILLTSSLTSVYAMYHMKNFNFKKMQLWMGITWLLGLAFLILEIYEFNHYIHLGHTITSSAFGSAFYVLVGTHGAHVFFGLLWIGTLLIRNMRRGLDLYNAPKFYVASLYWHFIDVVWLFIFTVVYLMGLV, from the coding sequence ATGCATACAGAAGAAAAACTAACAGCAGAAACTTTCCCAGCTTCGCCTGAAAAGGCGACCCTTGAAGGCAAAAACAAGTTCTTAGGTTTCTGGTTATTTCTAGGCGGAGAGACTGTTTTATTTGCTTCATTGTTTGCAACTTATTTAGCTCTTAGTGGACCAGATTCCATTGTTTCCGGTCCAAACCAAAAAGAATTATTCGACCTTGGCCTTGTATTTGCCGCAACGATGATTCTTTTGACAAGTTCATTAACAAGTGTGTACGCTATGTACCACATGAAAAACTTTAACTTCAAAAAGATGCAATTATGGATGGGTATCACATGGCTTCTAGGATTAGCGTTCTTAATCCTAGAGATTTATGAGTTCAATCATTATATCCATTTAGGCCATACGATTACTAGTAGTGCATTTGGATCTGCATTCTATGTATTAGTTGGTACTCACGGTGCCCACGTATTCTTCGGATTATTATGGATCGGTACACTATTGATCCGTAACATGAGACGTGGATTGGATCTGTACAATGCTCCTAAGTTCTATGTAGCATCACTATACTGGCACTTTATCGACGTTGTATGGTTATTCATCTTTACTGTAGTATATTTAATGGGATTGGTGTGA
- the ctaF gene encoding cytochrome c oxidase subunit IVB, protein MANTQSNTGNPKVDLEYRRKKNKEEMKYQVVSFVLMIFLTLLAFLAVGAEMSKYFIVPFIILLAIVQCIFQLYYFMHMNHKGHETPAMFLYSGLAVGLITILAFTTIIWW, encoded by the coding sequence ATGGCAAATACTCAATCAAATACAGGTAACCCAAAAGTAGATTTAGAATACCGTCGTAAAAAGAATAAGGAAGAAATGAAATACCAGGTTGTTTCCTTCGTATTAATGATTTTCCTTACTCTGCTTGCTTTCTTGGCGGTTGGTGCAGAGATGTCCAAGTACTTTATCGTACCATTCATCATCTTGCTTGCAATCGTACAATGTATTTTCCAGCTCTACTATTTCATGCACATGAACCACAAAGGGCATGAAACGCCGGCGATGTTCTTATACTCCGGTTTGGCAGTTGGATTGATTACAATCTTAGCATTCACGACTATCATTTGGTGGTAA
- the ctaG gene encoding cytochrome c oxidase assembly factor CtaG — protein sequence MIGNLDMFGFQALWSPYLLATTILITILYFYITGKGRHRFKDSEEISNKQRAFFLSSMILFYLIKGSPVDLLSHLMLSAHMTQMAILYLVIPPILLMGMPAWVLRKVINLPVVKPVFRFISKPLIALLVFNVLFSLYHIPVVFDTIKVDMVYHTTYTTVMFVGAFIMWWPLVNPLPEEQRLSGIKKIGYIMADGMLLTPACALIIFADQPLYATYSEMTAWLAALELCVPAGTLAGLDLGGPELFNALPLVEDQQLGGVIMKIIQEIMYGSILAYVFFGWARREREKDEMDLNKAMHPKVAE from the coding sequence ATGATTGGTAACTTGGATATGTTTGGATTTCAAGCGTTATGGAGTCCATATTTATTGGCTACAACCATACTTATAACTATTCTGTATTTTTATATTACTGGAAAAGGTCGACACCGCTTCAAGGATTCTGAAGAAATATCCAATAAGCAACGTGCGTTTTTTCTAAGCAGTATGATCTTGTTCTATCTGATAAAAGGATCACCGGTGGATCTATTAAGTCACTTGATGCTTAGTGCACATATGACACAAATGGCCATACTCTATCTGGTCATACCACCTATCTTATTGATGGGAATGCCGGCGTGGGTATTAAGAAAAGTCATCAATCTTCCGGTTGTTAAGCCGGTATTCAGATTTATCTCCAAGCCACTGATAGCATTATTGGTGTTTAATGTGCTTTTCTCTCTGTACCATATACCTGTTGTATTTGATACGATAAAAGTGGACATGGTCTATCATACAACATATACAACCGTTATGTTCGTGGGAGCATTTATCATGTGGTGGCCACTTGTCAATCCACTGCCTGAGGAGCAACGTTTATCCGGAATTAAAAAAATCGGGTATATCATGGCTGATGGAATGCTTCTTACGCCTGCGTGTGCGCTGATCATTTTCGCGGATCAGCCTTTATATGCAACCTATTCAGAGATGACGGCTTGGCTTGCGGCTCTTGAATTATGTGTACCTGCGGGTACTTTGGCCGGCCTTGACCTTGGAGGCCCTGAGTTATTTAATGCGTTGCCACTAGTGGAAGATCAACAGCTCGGCGGTGTCATCATGAAGATCATTCAGGAAATCATGTATGGAAGCATACTTGCCTATGTTTTCTTTGGATGGGCCAGACGTGAGCGTGAAAAGGACGAAATGGACCTGAACAAGGCAATGCATCCAAAAGTAGCAGAATGA